The sequence actccggtgcgacttgacgtggggaggtgattcctccctcttcttgttgccggactctcccgatggagctttctcgtggcttgtggcgggcttctcgccggtcaccatctccttcttggcgtgtgctcctgacatcacttcgagcggttaggctctaatgaagtaccgggctctgataccaattgaaagtcgcctagaggggggtgaataggaaaatctaaaatttataaactttaagcacaactacaagccggggttagcgttagaaataaagtcgcgtccgaaagagagggcgaaaacaaatcacaagcgaataagagcggatgacacgatgatttgttttaccgaggttcggttcttgcaaacctactccctgttgaggtggtcacaaagactgggtctctttcaaccctttccctctctcaaacggtcacttagaccgagtgagcttccttccttgatttcccgggtcacttagaccacgcaaggaccaccacacaattggtgtctcttgctttgtttACAAGGCTTCGAGAGTAAGAataagagaaagaagaaagccaaccaagcaacaagaacaacaaaagaacacaagtcgatcttctcacaagtcctaaaaactagagttgaattgtggactttgatttgatcggaggctttgatttgtgtcttggagtgttgtgtattgctcttgtattgaatgaggagtagcgaATGCTTAGGtaccttgaagagtggtggttgggggtatttatagccccaaccaccaaaatggccgttggggaactctgctgtcgacgggcgcaccggacagtccggtgcgccaccggacagtccagtgcgccaccggacactgtccagtgcgccagccacgtcacccaaccgttagagttcgatcgttggagcttctgacatgtgggccaccggacagtccggtggtgcaccggacaggtcctgttcactgttcggtgcgccatctgcgcctgttctgacttctgcgcacgcAGTTGCACCGTTCACTGTTCACTatagacttttgcagacgaccgttggcgcatttagccgttgctccgctggcacaccggacagtccggtgctacaccggacagtccgatgaattatagcggagagccatttccagaaacccgaagctgagcagttcgagtggattcaccctggtgcaccggacactgtccggtggtgcaccgaacagtccgatgcgccaaacCATGGCTGCCTCGTTTTCTcttgctcctttttatttgaaccctttcttggactttttattggtttgtgttgaatctttggcacctgtagaacttataatctagagcaaactagttagtccaattatttgtgttgggcaattcaaccaccaaaatcatttaggaaaaagtgtgagcctatttccctttcacacgcgAACATCAACAACGACACGTGCGAATAGCACGAGCGGCGCGTGCGATAACTCGCAAGCAGTGCGCGGCTACGACGCAAGATTCGAACTCGCAAACGCTACAGCGaggcgacgacgtgcgcgaaTAGCCCGTGTGACGCGCAAACGTCGACGCGCGACATGCGTGAACAACACGACAAGCGGGAAATCCTTAACATATGTCGTGTTTATAATGAACAAATATTAATaaacaaataaaaaaatattttgGGTGTTAGCATAAATCATGTTAACATTTATTTATACTTGCGCAAATTAAAATTATACATTAGTCTTTTATTAGATCACTACTTTAATAACCATCGGATAAACAAATGATCAATTAATTAGTTAAAACACGCGTCACGATAGAATAATATTATTAACTCGCCGGTGAAGTTATTACGAAGCTCATGCAAGTTGAATGAAGGGAATCGGATTTATAATGCAACACATATCAAATATTTAGCATTTCGCGGATTTTAAGCGGCGTGGCTAATTTATTATTGGGTAGCGGTTGGCCACACCTATGGTCACACGAAACGCAACCACAGAAGATCCCAAGCTTAGGATCACATGTGGCTAGCTTCTTCTTCCTTGGACTAAACGCAGGGGCATGGGAGAAGTTGTCATGTGCCGACCGACAAAGGGGCTTGGTAGGGACCTACTAGACGGCGGTCGTGACCGTTCGACCAGCAGGGGTCGCCGGCAGAGGGCCGAGGAGGGCACGCGCAGGGGCTCGGCCACAGACCCATCATGCGCAGGGGCCGACCGCCACAACAACTGCCGACGCGCGCGAGGGCCACGATACGCAAGGGGCGGGCTAAAGGTGCGAGTGGAGAGAGAATGGAGAAGAAGGGAGATGGGAGGGGTCACCTCGGTGTGCTCGGATGGCGATGCTGCGGCAACGGCGGACGATGGAGATGGGCGCCATGGCACTGGTGGACGGCGCGCTGGCGGTTTCTTCTTGTCGGTGTCTGTGAACGGCTGAGCACGATGGCGGCTCGTTGGTCGGCGACCGAACTGTCAAAGACGCTCTGCGAATCCGAGCGCGAGGGAGAAGTAAATAGACGTCGTGGGGTGCGTGCAGCTCGGTCTGGGAGTTTGGAGAAGGCAAACAAGGCTGCATGTGCATGACGTGGCTGCATGGGGCCGGCCATGCGGCTGCCAGGCGGGCCTGCGGTGAAGGGGTGCGTGGTGCTGGGCCACCGGGGGGAACAGGCCGGCGCACGGGGCTGAGGGGAACTGGGCGCATGAGCGGCTAGGCTGGGATACCTGGCAGCCTAGGAGGTAAGGGGATGGCGCGCGGGAAAGGGGTCAGTGGGGAGAGGGCGTCAGGGCTGATGTGGGCTGTGCGGTCGGTGGGCCATGGGAGGGGGGAGGGAGGGGAGGCACGGGAGTGGGCCGCGTGGCTGAGCTGGGCTGAGGGGAGAAGGACCTAGGCTGAGGGGAGGAGCAGTTGGgctttctcctttttccttttattttcttctttactTCATCTATTTTTCTTCAAACTCATGCATAACTCAAACTAAATGAATGCACATCAAGTTCATTCACCAAACCAAAAATAGGTacgctccagcatgatgcaacaatcataaCTCTCCTAGCGTTTTATTTTACTAGGCACGCCCATATAATAAACAAATAACTCCCACTATTTAGAAAAAAGTAGAAAAGAAGAGAGaaaagagggtaacacctgaatttggtggatattagaaaagaaattttataccccaaattcagggtgttacaataagCTTTGGGCTTCAAATATGTGGGACTTCAAATATTTGGTGGATGTTAGAAAAGAAGTTTTGGATGGTTAGATTAGTTCTAAGGATAAGTAGCTCCCTGGTAGTTATGGCTTGTGGTGATAGCTTGTAATTGTAATCTTGTAATGCTTTGTAATACCTTCCTTGCTAGTAGCATATGCACATGCATTCATAATCATGGCATTTCTTGTAGAATACCAAGAAGAAGTGATTTGTGAAGGAGTCTGCTCCAGTGTTGTTGATCCAGTGGTGGACTTCATCTAACTACTTATCGCAATAGAAGATCTCAGATCTCCTTCTATaataaggcaagccccagtgcacttGCCACAGGACTGGGCATAAAACCCGAGCCCGAAGCCCGTTACCCAAAACACCCGAACCCGTACCCGTTTAGCTCGATGCCCGTTACCCGAACAATTCCAACGGGTAACAAAACTGAATACCCGAACTAAGTTTGGACCTAATCGGGTATTCACCCgtggtacccgaaatacccgttCTACCCGAAATTAGGCAGGCTGAGGCGCTGAGCGATAGCCGCTAGCCCGTTAGACAGCCCAACAGCGCAGCGTCACAGGCGCACGCGCATAGCGGGTCAGCGGCACAGCCCACGCCCCAGTTCCCCACAACCCTAGCTCCCAGGCGGCACAGGCGCACAACCCTAGCTCCCAGGGTATCCTCCGCCGACCGGCCGACCGCCGCCGACGGCGTCCTCCACTCCTCCTCCAGACCTCCAGGCTCCAGTCCGGCTCCTCCCAAGCTCCCAGGCCCCAGCATGGCAGCACCGCAGTGCGCGGCTGCGCGCAGACGCGTAGGGCGTAGTCCTCCACTCCTCTCTCCTCCAGGCAGCACAGCAGACGCGCAGGGTGCAGGGCGCAGCACGCCAGTCGCCAGCACTACTACTCTGCTACTCTGCTGCTAGTCTGGTATACTAGTCCACAGTCTGCTACATAGCTTGCTAGTTTGCTAGTAGTTCATGCTTGCTAGTAGTTCATGCTTACTAGTTTGGAACATCTACATTCTTAGTTCATGCTTGCTAGTTTGGATAATGCTTCATATGGCCCACAGTCTGCTACTCTGCTTCATATAGCTGCTGCCTGCTTTAGCTGGTGTTTACTTATTATCTAATGCTTTAATTTCTACTGCTTTAGTGCAGACTGTAGATCTGGGCATGTTGACTGCACTACTGCAGACCTGGGCACGTTGGCGGCTGGCGCGTTGCTTTGCTATTGGCTTCTGTGGATCTTCGTTGATGACTGAATGAGTTGCGGACCTAGGCAGTGGGCACGTTGGCGACTGGCGTTCGTCCTAGTTGCTGGCTTCTGTGGATCTTTGTTGAGCTGTTGGCTTTTGCTGCCTGCTGGGCTGCTGGCCATATGAACTGTTGGGTGTTGGCTGTAGGAGTAGGACTAGGCGTTAGCACAAAGCTGTTGGCGACTGGCATTTAATTTCTGTTGGGCGTTTAGCACAAAGTTGTTGGGTGTCCGTGGATCTTCGTCCTAGTTGGCTGTTAGCACAAAGCTGCTGGAGTTTAATTTCTGTTGCGTTGCTTTGGAATAGTAGCAGTTTACTTAATGATTACCTTCCGTGGATCTTCCGTGGATCTTAGTTAAAATTTATGTAACAATAGTACTTTGTCTCAGTTTTCTTGTGTGCGTTGTGGACTTGTGCAAGTTATTAAATTCTAGTATTTTTGTGATTCCATTGTCATATAGATGTCTTGTACTCTTGTAGTCTTGTGTATGATTTATAAtatcgggtacccgaattttacCCAAACCCAAACCTGAAATTGCGGGTACCCGAAATTGCGGGTACCCGGAAGTTTGGGTACGAGTACGGGTTCTACTGTTGaaaacccgaaatataaaaaacccaaaaaacccgacccgaaatttcgggtaaacCCGAACGCCCAGTCCTAACTTGCtacttccttgtgttttaaatgctttGTCACCTTATAtagtgcattaggtgataggagttgtgtgataaaCAATTAATGCAGTACTATTCCTTGGAAATTCCTTAACCATTGTTTTATAAAAAAGAACTGATATTGTTTAGCCCTGCTTAGGAACTGAAAAatcatttgttttcaaaaaaCTGATGTGGAACATTGGTTATGGGCTTTTTACTTCAAAAATTAAAGCAAACGTAAGATGGTGAGTCCATTCTTGGCCTGGGTGGATTTATCGTCCGAAAAGAGTACCCCTACCGGGTGCCAAAAATGGAGAAATGGGTTGAATAAATCGAGACCAACCGCTGAGAAGacaaggtcgcccgtctgtgtcgattaaggatcaTACTATTGATTGGCCTATTGTAGTTGATACTTTGCAACTAGCCACATACCCTGGTATggaacagggtaagcttgaacctggCCATTCCATACGTGAAGAGACAATCACGCactaggagtggagagatggcgggagTAGTATGTACCCTCCTAGCATAGTAGCACGCCTAGTAGGGTAATGTACTCTCTGGTGGCGCAGACCTGTTCATGTAGTGGAGGACTCCgtgggaatggttgacatatgcaacagttaagtgctacatatgtcgtgtggttagaaatACCCAACTGGGTATAATCGATTCAAATTTTCGTTGCtcctcggttatggagacttATCCCTGAGACCATCATCGTAGTTAGCAAGTGAAATATGAGTATGGATAAAATgtagctagtataggccaagtgcttgaactagattAGGCTAGTCTAGGTTCAAGTAAATACCTAACTTGTGAAATAAAACTTGGCTGccaaaaagggtcttcgataattgataagctttaccttgagttCCAAATTCATCATACCCTTgaaagtcttttctttagtcgggtaagtcttgttgagtaattgcttactcagggttttattccctatgttGTTGCACGAAAGATTCTTGTTATCTCTAACTTTTGATAGTTGCTTCGTGTGGAGGTCTTGAAGCTTAAAATGTTTATGTGTATGtcttatggaaaggcttcaccTTTTCCAATTGTTGTAGTAAGTTATGCCCTCGAGTATTATTAGGATTTGTAATAATTTCAATCACTTTCATGTTGTAAAACTTgagttctggaatataaggcatattttgtaaaagtcttccgctctatctccaatgtgtgtgAATAAAATGCGATTAGTGTAATATGCCTGTaatgtgggagatccttgggatgatgagttcgaGTTGATAAAATCGATAGCCTTGTTAGGTCACCTGGTACACATGCGTAGCCATCTGAGGCCGTTAATGGCAAAGGATTGGTGCATGTGAGCCTGATAACTTGGAAGGGCTATCATAAAAGCGAAGGGGACGGGTGAGCGGTGGGGTGGGGACCCCTGCTGGGTAGCGGGCGGTGGCTGGTGCGAAGCTGGGGTGTGTAGGAGACGATGACCTAGGTTTGGAATTAAATGGGCCGGTGGCCCGGTGTAAGTGCGGGTTGTAGCTAGATAGTTCCGTGCTTTCCTAACCAAGCAGTTCAATTAGGTTCGGGTTAGTGGTCTTGTTTGGGTGGACAGGGCTTCTATTAACTACAGAGAGCCTATGGCTTGTAATAtacatactatatatatatatactacatTAATTCAATTGCTAGTTAATTCTAGACGAATTTAACATTAGAAAAGCGTAATAATACTCATGATTTTATATACTACATTAATTCAACACTAAACTAGTATAGTTTATCAGTTATTAATTCATCTGACAGCAGTAATTACTTTGTTTTGATGATGAATGCTAGGATTTTACCCCAAAAGTGTGCCGGATTGTTTGCCCTTTTCTAGAAGGGAAGCACGTAGTAGAAACCAAAACCAGAGCCCTCCAGGCCCAATAAAAGCCCAGTTCAGACTGGATAAAATGGGTCGAAACAGTCCCGGCGGTCCCCACGACACGTCATTGCCGTGGCCCAGCGCTAGTTTCCAGAAGCAGCCGCGAGCTTCCACCGCCTTCTTCCCGTGCATTTTCTCGAGCGACGGAGCGATCCGTTCGGGCCGTCCACCACAGCGAGAGAGAGCGGCAGAGGCGCAGAGCGCaaccgagcgagagagagaggacgGCGACGGCGGAGATGATGGGGTGGGGAGAGGAGGTGGTGGCTCTGTCCCTGCGAGGCTACGGCTATGGCAACGAGGAGGACGACCGGCCGGAGAAGCCGCGGCGGTACGGGGTGACGGAGATGCGGAGCCCCTTCTACTCCTTCCGCCCCGCAAACCAGGCGCTCCAGGTTCACCGCTGATTCACAGCTGCCACCCCCTATTTCGTGGCGCTGCGTCTGCGTGTGCTCTGCCCTAATTCGTTTTGTGGTGTGTTGTGCCGAGCTGGATGACTGGATTGTGCGTATTCTAGATTGGACTGCGATTAAGATTCCGTGGCATGCGAATGTGGCGTGTTTGTTTCGGTGAAAGCCGCGTCTTTTGGTTAATTAGTCTCTATAATAGATTCATACTAGTGTTTAGATTGAGACCATATGGATAGTTTCAGAACGTGATCTTCGTGGGCGTTGCCAAATTTTCGAACCAAATTAGCCGATTCATGCTAATTGTACTGGTATTTTCATATTTTCATTATCCAGCATCTAAGTTTCTGGTATGTGGTGGAGGCACAATAAAAATGTAGATTACTCTCTTGGATTTTGATTTTAGCAAGAAATAACTAGTTCCCAACTGTTTTTTAAGACCCCTTCCTCCTCCCCGGGTGGATTGGACTAGACATTAATGAAACTGAGTAAAGTTCACCATAGGAAAGATTATCAATAGCCATTTACTGGTTTTTGCAGGCACTGGGTGGTTATGCTTAAATGACTGCTGATATATTTTTCGTCTTTTTTTCACCATCCTAACCATTGCTGACACTCAAGCCAAACGTTTTCTTTTTATTATTTCAGGAAATATTGGATTCTCTTAGTCCATTCGTTGATGGTTTGAAGTTCTCTGGCGGATGCCATAGTTTGATGGGAAAGGAGTTGGTTAGAGAGATCACTGATCTAGCACACAGGCATGACATTTATGTGAGCACAGGTGATTGGGCAGAGCATTTGCTGCGCCAAGGACCCTCTTCTTTCAAGCAATATGTAGAGGTATGCGCCTCTGTTATGGTTATTTAATTCTGTGACAGATTGAAAACATGTGTGAAATCACTTCCAGAGCAGCACATAACATGTGTATTCCATTTCAGGAATGCAAGGCCTTAGGGTTTGACACAATTGAGCTGAATGCTGGGTCTCTCAACCTCCCTGAAGAGGCTCTGTTGAGACTAGTCCGCCTCATCAAGAGTAGTGGTTtaagggcaaagccaatgttttcGGTGAAGTTTGACAGTTCTGATATTCCTGCGTCTGGTGATAGGGCCTTTGGGGCTTACATAGCTCCAGTCAAAGGGAAGACCTCAGGTAAACTAAACAGAGGCTTGCCATTTCAACTTCATTGTACAAACTGTAATTGGTAAGACCCTAGTGACCTCAGGCAAACTGAAATACTGAATACTCTCTCCGTTCTAAAATAGTATTCGCTTTGGCTtttgatttttatgtctatattcaattgGATGATGATGAATGTTGACACATATATAGAACACATACACCAAGTATTGTATGAATCTAAAGGCGAAACGAATTttattttgggacggagggagtactcCGTAATGTTTGCACAAAGCAACAGCTCTTATACTGAACAATGACCAGTTAGATGGTTCCTTTAGCTGTGTGTGATTATTTTCATTGAACATTCATAACTTGGCCTGCCACTGTTGTCTTTTGTTATCACAATTCACTGCATTGCACAATATGCTACACCTGTGTACTTTTTCTAAGCTATAGTAATGCAAAATCATATTCCTTATTTTTATTCAAAACACGTGTGTTTTGGGGTCCACTCTTGTAGAAAGAGTTGAAGATGTTGACCTGCTGATTAGGAGGGCAGAGAGATGCTTGGAAGCAGGCGCTGATATGATCATGATCGATGCTGATGATGTTTGCCAGCGTGCTGAATCTCTGAGGACagacatcatcgccaagattgtaGGCCGGCTCGGGCTTGATAAAACCATGTTTGAAGCTTCCAACTCCAACACCTCGGAGTGGTTCGTCAGACGTTATGGCCCAAGGGTACGGACTCCTCTCCCTCTTGGAAAGCCTCAAGCTGACTAATGCTAATACCATTGTTTCTCATTGTTCATTTGATCCCGATGCTTTGACATGTGTCGGTCTGCAAATGTAGGTAAATCTCTTTGTTGAACACTCTGACGTGATGAATCTGGAGCGCCTCCGGGGCTTCAACATGCGCAGAAGCAACTCGGCCTCCCGTTTTGCCTCGCCGTTCTTCCTGATCTAATGGGCTAATGGCCATTCCCCTTCCTGAGATGTGTAAGATACTTCTACATGTTCTCACCCTCGCAGAGCTTGTTATGGCCTAGAGATGTAACCGCCTTTGTTAATGCCTCGATGTAGCCCCCAGCGAGCAGCGCATAGCACCTGTTATGTTGTCAGCGTCGCTACTGATAATCGGTTCTGTTGGTCAATGCTACTATAATAATCGGTTGTGGTGCAAGTAATGTGAATAGTGTAAGAGTGTTTTGTGTTCCATTGCATCGGTGAGCCAGGTCCTTGGATTCATGTTTGTACTATTGTATGCGTGTGAAATATCGGAACTTTCAGTTTCCAGGGCATGAGAGCACGTCTCCACATGAACTTCAAAAATTATTTGGTCTCAAAAGCAGGACAACGCCGAAAATTGTTTTCTGGCACGGACTTCACGTTTGCCATCGTCTTGCAGACCATTGTATCAACCCAACATGGATCAGGAACTGGCCATTTGTTATTGGTGTCTTCAGCAACAATATCCTTGAAATTATATGTTCTCGGTCAAACAAAAAAACAACATTAAAATTGTTTATGGACCATGAATCCATTGACAAAGAAGAAACATTCGGATTTACTTTTATACTTTTTTTTTCTGAATCCAGTATTTACAGTCGGGTATTGTCTAACAGACTAATCATGTTTTGTGGACTGGTTGTAAGTGTGCTATCAAAATCATTTGCTTGGCTTTACCTAAGCGTGAGTTTAAGAATTTGATTAGATTCATTCATATAGAACACGAATACTTATTCTGTAAATCACCGTCTCTCGTTAGACTATAAAAGATGGGTTAGGGGAGAGGGAGCCTAAGAAGATGATGAGGTCAAATCCTCATATAAGAGCCCAAATTAGTATAATTTTTATGTCTCCCCTGCCTTTAGCGACACTTTCAATCATGTGATCTACCCTATATAATAACTATTGAACAATTTTTGACAATCCTATATACCTTAGCATCATTTGGTAGCATTGCTTCATCCACAATTTCAAATCTAACATATGTGCATGTCTAAATTCGAACTTCTAACACATACGTAGGGGGAGCAAATGCTACCAAAATTTGGTTTGTGAAACTTGTCCAAATCTTTACTAGTGTGCAAAATGCTTAGGCAAGCGACACAAAGCTAAACCACAAGTAAAAGTAGGCCTAAGCCTGTAGCACGTGGATCATGCATATGACCatgcaaaacattgttttgcactGTTTATTGAGTGGAGTTTGAAATGAGAGATGATGATGAATAATCTATTGGAGATAGCCTAGTAAGATATTACAGTCAGGGCCTTAGTTGTTGGAATTCTAATTTGCGGGCATTTAAAGTGGACAAAAGTGAGTAGTGTCtttaatcaatttttcatttaaaTTACAGTTTTGAGAATAATTTGTAGTTGATATTTTGTAAGTCATTCCCAGTAGTACATATTAAGAAATACTCTTGAGTTAAACTGGAACTAATAGGAAAAAATAATATGAAGATTTTAAATATAGCATGCATTCATTTTTCTAACCAATGTTGATTAATGGATAAACTATATTGTTCTATTCTATTTTTACCATCGATGATGTAGATTAAACTTGTAAATTTAAGCTTAATGGACATTCCTTTAGTTATATCAATGTAAGATTATTTTCATGTAGATTGTTGTCATTTACTAATGTTTAGTGTTTTCAATTGAGATGACGATGATTTATTGCTTAAGGATAAAAAGGAGACAAACCATACTTGTGACTAAGAAGGTGAAATCACTAACTGTTTCTTTTGTAATATAACATATAGCTCGTGCTAACACTACGATTTTGTAGAGAGGAGAGGTCGACGACAGCAAGGATGTGGGGGGAGAGAAGACTGGGGGTGGCGAGGTCgcagaggagggagaggggagagatgaGTGAGATGGATGATATAATTAATATTGTCTGGAGAATTTGAGTAAGGGAGAGGGGATTTTCCAGCGATATGAACCGTTGGTTTTGATGGTGTGTGCAGTCTTGGTGTAATTTGTTTAGTGGATTTTGTGGAGGTTATGAGTATGGTGTTCTTTGGCTGGGTAGGtttgcaaagtttaaactggtagattatatctctactactctataagacgtTAGTGTAGACGTACGCAAtttttggtgcacggttctgccgtcTGCTGTCGCCCGctctctctcgccctcgctctctgcTATCCGCCGCCAGACCCGCAATTTGCGCTCCATTTCGCCGCCTGACCCTCCCCCACCCGCGCGGTCCCCGCCCCAACCTCCCCCTTCACCGCGCGTTCGCCTACCCCGCGCTCATCGCTGCCACCCATCAATGCCGCTTGTGCTTCCGACCGTCGTCCCCGCCCGTGGAAATCTCACTCACCCGCTCGTCCTGGCTGCGGCAGGCTCGTGCCTAGGGTTCCTCTTCCTGCAGGCCGACCAACAGCTAGGCGGCGCTCCGCCCACGACCCGAGCTGCTCCGCCCTTGACCCCGCGAGCGACTCCACCCACGCGCTTCCGCCTCCCTCCGCTCGCACGTGAGTGCTCCCTCCACCTGCTCGTGATTTACTATCTCCCGTCCATTCTGTTCCTTCCTGCCCTCATTGCTTTTCTCTCAGTAGGAGTATCGCCGTCAACTGTGGAAGCCAAGTCGTGATGTTGTTAATGGTTTAAAGCAAGGAAGCAAGTAGAAGAGGAAGGCATGGCAGCACTGACGCAAATCCCTAGCACTTCTTGGCTTCCTGCAGCGTAAGCTCTTCTCATTCAACTTCCTTTGGGGCATGAGCATCTACTACTAGGAACATTAAAAATATTTGTAGTATGCATCTTCATCTCATATTATTTTCAATTCCAGATCTGAGATGTAAGTGTGTGAATCTTATCAACCACGGATCAACAGAGCAGAGCGCGACTCGGTCACGTCCCCTGAAAAGGATGGAATATTCGCAAACTAGCCATGATTTACTATTGATTGTTTAATCTCTTTGACAGAAGCATTAATATAGAACCGATGACTGCCTTTAGTTTTTTATGGGTCTGCATCTTGATTTGTGACAGATCCATTGGCATTTGCAGAGAAGCTGGTTTTGGCGGTCTTTGGGGTAAGTTTATGTGCCACTTTTGCTTTTAGGGGTAATGCGAACATGGTCTCATCGTGATATGGATGATCAGGAGTCTGACAGACGAGATCCCTGGGTGGGCAGTCCTCTAATGGATACCTTTGAACCGTGGGCAGTCCAAGAGGCAGATGGGGTTGTTCAAGAAGGCAAACGAGCTAGCCATTCTTTGTGATGTGCAAATCGGAGTCATCATATTCTCTGGCAGTGGCAGGATGTACGAGTACTCCAGCCCTCCACGGAGGGCGTGAagcattatttatttatttatttatttctgaAGCTTGTTTAGTACAGTAACATATAAGGTTCAACTTTATTCTGCTATAAGGTTTTAGACTTTAGTAATGAGTTCAAAAAATTCATGAGAGCTTCAGAACTGATTTGCAATTATTCCTGCCAACTACAATCTTATGTTTAGTACAATAACATCA is a genomic window of Zea mays cultivar B73 chromosome 5, Zm-B73-REFERENCE-NAM-5.0, whole genome shotgun sequence containing:
- the LOC100283358 gene encoding phosphosulfolactate synthase-related protein, whose protein sequence is MMGWGEEVVALSLRGYGYGNEEDDRPEKPRRYGVTEMRSPFYSFRPANQALQEILDSLSPFVDGLKFSGGCHSLMGKELVREITDLAHRHDIYVSTGDWAEHLLRQGPSSFKQYVEECKALGFDTIELNAGSLNLPEEALLRLVRLIKSSGLRAKPMFSVKFDSSDIPASGDRAFGAYIAPVKGKTSERVEDVDLLIRRAERCLEAGADMIMIDADDVCQRAESLRTDIIAKIVGRLGLDKTMFEASNSNTSEWFVRRYGPRVNLFVEHSDVMNLERLRGFNMRRSNSASRFASPFFLI